One Fusobacterium ulcerans DNA segment encodes these proteins:
- a CDS encoding ABC-F family ATP-binding cassette domain-containing protein yields the protein MSILDVSNVSHGFGSRKILEDASFRLLKGEHIGLVGANGEGKTTFLNIITGKLLPDEGKITWCNHITTGYLDQYSTLEKGKTIRDILRSAFAHMYDLEKEMIAAYDKMTDCTPEEMEVLIEDAGEIQSILESGDFYSLDSKIEEYASGLGLVDIGLDRDVSELSGGQRAKILLAKVLLENPMILILDEPTNFLDENHIIWLKNFLQNYENAFILVSHDIPFLNDVVNVIYHVENAILTRYSGDYYQFREMYELKKRQIEQAFKKQQKEIAHLKDFIARNKARVATTNMAKDRQKKLDKMDIIEIAKEKIKPSFEFTSARTPSREVITAVNLVIGYDEPLTKPLNFTLERNQKIAIKGVNGLGKSTLLKTLLGIIKPVSGEVEHGQFLEIGYFEQEEKSTNVTALDEIWNEYPSMTNREVRAALAKCGLTTDHITSQMQVLSGGENAKVRICKLMLRDINLLVMDEPTNHLDIDAKEELKKAIREFKGTVLLVSHEPDFYMDVVTDVWNVEDWTTKIV from the coding sequence ATGAGTATCTTAGATGTAAGCAATGTCAGCCATGGATTTGGATCAAGAAAAATCCTTGAAGATGCATCTTTCCGTCTTCTTAAAGGAGAGCATATTGGATTGGTAGGAGCCAATGGAGAGGGAAAAACTACCTTTTTAAATATAATAACTGGAAAACTTCTCCCTGATGAAGGAAAAATAACATGGTGCAACCATATTACTACTGGATATCTTGATCAATACAGTACCCTTGAAAAAGGAAAAACTATTCGTGATATTCTTCGTTCAGCCTTTGCCCATATGTATGATCTGGAAAAGGAAATGATAGCTGCTTATGATAAGATGACTGACTGTACACCTGAAGAAATGGAAGTCCTTATCGAAGATGCAGGAGAAATACAAAGTATTCTGGAAAGTGGTGATTTCTACTCACTGGACTCTAAAATAGAAGAATATGCAAGTGGTCTTGGACTGGTTGATATAGGTCTTGATCGTGATGTTTCTGAATTATCAGGAGGACAGAGAGCAAAGATACTTCTTGCTAAAGTTCTTCTGGAAAATCCCATGATACTGATACTGGATGAGCCTACAAACTTCCTTGATGAAAACCATATTATATGGCTGAAAAATTTCCTTCAGAATTATGAAAATGCTTTTATTCTTGTTTCTCATGACATTCCATTCCTTAATGATGTTGTAAATGTCATTTATCATGTAGAAAATGCCATACTTACTCGTTATTCTGGAGATTATTATCAATTCAGAGAAATGTATGAATTGAAAAAAAGACAGATAGAGCAGGCATTTAAAAAACAACAAAAAGAAATAGCTCATCTGAAAGATTTCATTGCCCGTAATAAGGCAAGGGTAGCTACTACAAATATGGCAAAAGACCGTCAGAAAAAATTGGATAAAATGGACATAATTGAAATAGCTAAAGAAAAAATCAAGCCTTCATTTGAATTTACATCAGCTCGTACTCCAAGCCGTGAAGTTATTACTGCTGTAAATCTTGTAATAGGTTATGATGAACCTTTAACAAAACCTTTAAACTTTACATTAGAGCGTAACCAGAAGATAGCCATAAAAGGGGTTAATGGATTAGGAAAATCTACTCTGTTAAAAACACTTCTTGGTATTATAAAACCAGTATCTGGAGAAGTTGAACATGGACAATTCCTTGAAATAGGATATTTTGAACAAGAAGAAAAATCTACTAATGTCACTGCTTTAGATGAAATTTGGAATGAATATCCAAGCATGACAAATAGAGAGGTAAGAGCAGCTCTTGCTAAGTGTGGATTGACTACTGATCATATCACAAGTCAGATGCAGGTACTTTCTGGAGGAGAAAATGCCAAAGTACGTATATGCAAGCTTATGCTTAGAGATATAAACCTATTGGTAATGGATGAGCCTACTAATCATTTGGATATAGATGCTAAAGAGGAACTAAAAAAAGCTATAAGAGAATTTAAAGGAACTGTCCTTCTAGTTAGTCATGAACCTGATTTCTACATGGATGTAGTTACTGATGTATGGAATGTTGAAGATTGGACGACTAAGATAGTATAA
- a CDS encoding HU family DNA-binding protein, producing MGEKEFLKLYMKERGLKNLEEAKEKVNIFWKTVKESLEKGEKVKFKDWGNFEMKDVRPRRIIELKTKRDMTIPGSRKMKFSSGKGLIKSINNKIEEGKIDG from the coding sequence ATGGGAGAAAAAGAGTTTTTAAAACTGTATATGAAAGAAAGAGGGTTAAAAAATTTAGAAGAGGCTAAAGAAAAAGTTAATATTTTTTGGAAAACTGTGAAAGAGTCTCTTGAAAAGGGGGAAAAAGTTAAATTCAAAGACTGGGGAAATTTTGAGATGAAAGATGTTAGACCTAGAAGAATAATAGAGCTTAAAACAAAAAGAGACATGACAATCCCTGGAAGCAGAAAAATGAAATTCAGTTCTGGAAAAGGTCTTATAAAATCTATAAACAATAAGATTGAAGAGGGGAAGATAGATGGATAA
- a CDS encoding SAM-dependent methyltransferase, with amino-acid sequence MNIKYSKKFLMENMMGPNSFRIIEEITNGIKIETGSRILDLGCGKGITSIFLAEKYDSSVFAADLWIDPTENYERFKKVDLEEEIIPLKAEAHQLPFAHGFFDVIVTIDSYHYFGNTEEFFGEHILPLLKENGVFIMAIPGLKEEFENGEIPKELRPFWQDNMNFYTKYWWYELFSKNEGITIEKCESLKCHDEAWKEWLECDNEYAHHDIGMMKAEGGKYFDTIGMIIRKK; translated from the coding sequence ATGAATATAAAATATAGCAAAAAGTTTTTGATGGAGAATATGATGGGGCCTAACAGCTTCAGAATAATCGAAGAAATTACAAATGGAATAAAAATTGAAACAGGATCAAGAATACTAGATTTAGGATGTGGAAAAGGGATAACATCTATATTTTTAGCTGAAAAATATGATTCAAGCGTATTTGCTGCTGATTTATGGATTGATCCTACAGAAAATTATGAGAGATTTAAAAAAGTAGATTTGGAAGAAGAGATAATTCCTTTGAAAGCTGAAGCTCATCAACTTCCTTTTGCTCATGGATTTTTTGATGTAATAGTAACAATAGATTCTTACCATTATTTTGGAAATACAGAGGAATTTTTTGGAGAACATATACTTCCTTTATTGAAGGAAAATGGGGTGTTTATAATGGCTATACCTGGATTGAAAGAAGAGTTTGAAAATGGGGAGATACCTAAGGAACTTCGCCCTTTCTGGCAGGATAATATGAATTTTTATACTAAATATTGGTGGTATGAACTTTTTTCTAAAAATGAAGGAATTACTATTGAAAAATGTGAATCATTGAAATGTCATGATGAGGCTTGGAAAGAATGGCTGGAATGTGATAATGAATATGCTCACCATGATATTGGTATGATGAAGGCAGAAGGTGGAAAATACTTCGATACTATTGGGATGATTATAAGAAAAAAATAG
- a CDS encoding macro domain-containing protein, giving the protein MNKIHYLKGDAVYPQARGNIIITHICNDIGVWGRGFVIALSARWMAPEIEFLIWRKEGNDFSLGNVQFVKVTPTITVANMIAQHDIISKNGVPPIRYEALEECLEKTAQKAVELEASIHMPRIGCGFAGGSWKTIEDIILKTIISKNIEVYVYDL; this is encoded by the coding sequence ATGAATAAAATACATTATTTAAAAGGAGATGCTGTATATCCCCAAGCAAGAGGGAATATCATCATCACTCATATATGTAATGATATAGGAGTATGGGGAAGAGGATTTGTAATTGCTCTTTCTGCTAGATGGATGGCTCCTGAAATTGAATTTCTCATATGGCGTAAAGAAGGAAATGACTTTTCCCTTGGTAATGTCCAATTTGTAAAAGTTACTCCTACTATAACTGTTGCTAATATGATAGCTCAACACGATATTATCTCAAAAAATGGAGTGCCCCCTATCAGATATGAAGCACTTGAAGAATGTTTAGAAAAAACAGCTCAAAAAGCTGTAGAACTTGAAGCTTCTATACATATGCCTAGAATAGGGTGTGGATTTGCAGGAGGAAGTTGGAAAACTATTGAAGATATTATTCTTAAAACTATTATCTCAAAAAATATTGAAGTTTATGTATACGACCTATAG
- a CDS encoding Cof-type HAD-IIB family hydrolase, whose protein sequence is MKLIAMDLDGTLLTKDKRVSDFNRDILNRKSNEGIELVIASGRDLYSIVDLTGCLNVKYHICFNGAKIYKNRELIYSKSMDRGICLDILERAVEMGLNYSATAGKEVHFTKIDPEYVKEYGTNKELEFFHITDGKPLGREFEKMVFVGDAERFKKLRKYVTAKYEKELNIFGSGDGVMDIVNIQCGKGTALKLVAEDIGIDVGQTMAFGDNENDLSMLDTAGCPVIMANAAEELKKTEYKRTVTNDENGVGVFVEKFFER, encoded by the coding sequence ATGAAACTAATAGCAATGGATCTGGATGGAACTCTCCTGACTAAAGATAAGAGAGTGTCAGATTTCAATAGAGATATATTAAATAGAAAAAGTAATGAAGGAATAGAATTAGTTATAGCTTCAGGAAGAGATTTATATAGTATAGTTGATTTGACAGGATGTTTAAATGTTAAATATCATATCTGCTTTAATGGAGCAAAAATATATAAAAATAGAGAATTGATTTATTCTAAATCAATGGATAGAGGTATCTGCCTTGACATTCTTGAAAGAGCTGTAGAAATGGGGTTAAATTATAGTGCTACAGCTGGAAAAGAAGTTCATTTTACAAAAATAGATCCTGAGTATGTAAAAGAATATGGAACAAACAAAGAACTTGAATTTTTTCATATAACTGATGGAAAACCATTGGGAAGAGAATTTGAAAAAATGGTATTTGTAGGAGATGCAGAAAGATTTAAAAAACTTAGAAAATATGTAACTGCCAAATATGAAAAAGAACTGAATATTTTTGGGTCAGGAGATGGGGTTATGGATATAGTGAATATTCAATGCGGGAAGGGAACAGCTCTGAAACTGGTAGCAGAGGATATAGGAATAGATGTAGGGCAGACAATGGCATTTGGAGATAATGAAAATGACCTTTCTATGTTGGATACTGCTGGCTGTCCTGTAATTATGGCTAATGCAGCAGAAGAATTGAAAAAAACTGAATACAAAAGAACTGTTACCAATGATGAAAATGGAGTAGGAGTCTTTGTGGAGAAATTTTTTGAAAGATAA
- a CDS encoding bactofilin family protein: protein MGLFSRSNKEVEIDFSAKGMTAISKGSTVVGDITNECNLHIDGVITGNIISNAVVTIGTSGRVNGKIKAYKIIVSGICKGELEADIVEILTNSKVVGDIISSKLILEESSYFEGRNQKKQPSEYIEMK from the coding sequence ATGGGATTGTTTAGCAGAAGCAATAAAGAAGTAGAGATAGATTTTTCAGCAAAGGGAATGACCGCTATCTCAAAAGGGAGTACAGTAGTAGGGGATATTACTAATGAGTGTAATCTTCACATAGATGGGGTGATTACAGGTAATATTATTTCAAATGCTGTAGTGACAATAGGTACAAGTGGAAGAGTAAATGGAAAAATTAAAGCATACAAGATAATTGTAAGTGGTATATGTAAAGGGGAACTGGAGGCTGATATTGTAGAAATATTAACTAATAGTAAAGTAGTAGGAGATATAATAAGTTCTAAACTGATCTTGGAAGAGAGTTCATATTTTGAGGGAAGAAATCAAAAAAAGCAGCCAAGTGAATATATAGAAATGAAATAA
- a CDS encoding HU family DNA-binding protein: MDKLQFIKKYKENYEKRITNADAKKDVEAFLNLIEDNIVEAGSIKFKGVGTFSLLKRKPRVISNPKTRERMTIYPLPIVKFIPTKVKTAK, from the coding sequence ATGGATAAATTACAATTTATAAAGAAATATAAAGAAAATTATGAGAAAAGAATTACTAATGCAGATGCTAAAAAAGATGTAGAAGCATTTCTAAATCTAATAGAAGATAATATTGTTGAAGCTGGAAGTATAAAATTTAAAGGAGTAGGAACTTTTTCTCTTCTTAAAAGAAAACCTAGAGTAATCAGCAATCCAAAAACAAGAGAAAGAATGACAATTTATCCTTTACCAATAGTAAAATTTATTCCAACTAAAGTAAAAACAGCAAAGTAA
- a CDS encoding sigma-54 interaction domain-containing protein — MEISLLDIKEHVKKYASAISSLINVDVGIVDKNMVRVTGTGLYKNIEGVYALGSVYKNSLETGKTNIIENPRQHDLCTECLDKNKCREKLEIATPIYCRDEIVGVIGLVCFSDEQKKKILSDIDSYLSFTKQIAEFIGIKFYEYQENLMQKDRESTLNTIIDNISKGVIISDCNDVIININNIASAKLKLKSGVLGKTMKLVSQNDYLMNEEVFNMVIENEEYNVAGKIIPLKSFNKTRSNAFVFEDVKKISRNILEMTSSDNMITLENIYGTSAATQSLKENIQKIANTNSTVLITGESGTGKELVARSLHSHGNRRNKPFVVINCSAIPDTLLESELFGYVKGAFTGASQNGRMGKFELANTGVIFLDEIGDMPLYLQAKILRVIQEKKIERIGSNKSIDLDIKIIAATNVDLEKKIMEQKFRGDLYYRLNVIPIKLLPLRERKEDIIPIINSLIDKYNRLSDKYVHSIDEDVKKALINYEWPGNVRELENVMELMISMSGSNGIISSDLLPDNILHHFDTAPSSVEELILNDKSELEDFEKIEKVYIEKSLEKYGDDTESKKYIADKMSIGLTTLYRKMKKYNIK; from the coding sequence ATGGAAATATCCCTGTTAGATATAAAAGAACATGTAAAAAAGTATGCAAGTGCTATATCAAGTCTGATAAATGTTGATGTTGGTATAGTTGACAAAAATATGGTCAGAGTCACTGGAACTGGACTGTATAAAAATATTGAGGGAGTATATGCCTTAGGAAGTGTATATAAAAACTCTCTGGAAACTGGAAAAACTAATATAATTGAAAATCCAAGACAGCATGATCTATGCACTGAATGTTTGGATAAAAATAAATGCAGAGAAAAACTTGAAATAGCTACTCCTATTTATTGTCGTGATGAAATAGTAGGAGTTATTGGTCTTGTCTGTTTCAGTGATGAGCAGAAAAAAAAGATTCTTTCTGATATTGATTCTTATCTGAGTTTTACAAAACAGATAGCAGAATTTATAGGAATAAAATTTTATGAATATCAGGAAAACCTTATGCAGAAAGACAGAGAATCTACTCTTAACACAATCATAGACAATATCAGTAAGGGTGTTATTATCAGTGACTGTAACGATGTTATCATTAACATAAATAATATTGCTTCAGCTAAATTGAAGCTAAAATCAGGTGTTTTAGGAAAAACTATGAAACTTGTGAGCCAGAATGACTATCTTATGAACGAAGAAGTATTTAATATGGTGATAGAAAATGAAGAATATAATGTAGCAGGAAAAATAATTCCACTGAAATCTTTCAATAAAACAAGAAGTAATGCTTTTGTTTTTGAAGATGTAAAAAAAATCAGCAGAAATATTCTTGAAATGACAAGCAGTGACAATATGATTACTCTGGAAAATATTTATGGAACTTCTGCTGCTACACAATCTCTCAAAGAAAATATTCAAAAAATAGCTAATACAAATTCTACTGTTTTGATTACAGGAGAAAGTGGAACTGGGAAAGAACTTGTAGCTCGTTCTCTTCATTCTCATGGCAACAGAAGAAACAAGCCTTTTGTTGTAATAAACTGTTCTGCTATTCCTGACACTCTCCTGGAAAGTGAACTTTTCGGATATGTGAAAGGAGCTTTTACTGGTGCCAGCCAAAACGGACGTATGGGAAAATTTGAACTTGCCAATACAGGGGTTATATTCCTAGATGAAATAGGAGATATGCCTCTTTATCTTCAAGCTAAAATATTGAGAGTAATTCAAGAGAAGAAAATAGAACGTATAGGTTCTAATAAGAGTATTGATTTAGATATAAAAATAATTGCTGCTACCAATGTGGATCTTGAAAAAAAGATAATGGAACAGAAATTCAGAGGCGATTTGTATTACAGACTGAATGTTATTCCTATTAAGCTTCTTCCATTGAGAGAAAGAAAAGAAGATATCATTCCTATTATTAACAGTTTAATAGACAAATATAACAGACTTTCTGATAAATATGTTCACTCTATAGATGAAGATGTAAAAAAAGCTCTTATCAACTATGAATGGCCTGGAAATGTAAGAGAACTGGAAAATGTCATGGAACTTATGATAAGTATGAGTGGAAGTAATGGAATAATATCTTCAGACCTTCTTCCTGATAACATACTTCATCATTTTGATACTGCCCCTTCTTCAGTAGAAGAATTGATACTTAATGATAAATCTGAATTGGAAGATTTTGAAAAAATAGAAAAAGTCTATATAGAAAAATCTCTTGAAAAATATGGAGATGACACTGAAAGTAAAAAATACATAGCTGATAAAATGAGCATTGGACTTACTACTCTATATAGAAAAATGAAAAAATATAATATAAAGTAA
- a CDS encoding cation diffusion facilitator family transporter, with translation MKTLTNEQTAMKVSFVSIIWNIILSVFKLFAGVVAHSGAMISDAVHSASDVLSTFIVIIGVKIANKESDKTHPYGHERMECVAAILLSAILFATGLGIGYKGVIIISSNDYSHLTVPGVLALAAAVISIGVKEGMYWYTRAAAKKINSGALMADAWHHRSDALSSVGSFAGILGARLGYPIFDPIASVIICIFILKAAFEIFMDSINKMTDKACDDETIEVIKSLILKQKGVLGIDQIKTRLFGDRIYVDVEIQADGNISLKQAHDIAHYVHDSIENNIPKIKHCMVHVNPVNK, from the coding sequence ATGAAAACTTTAACAAACGAACAGACTGCTATGAAAGTTTCCTTTGTTTCAATTATATGGAATATCATTCTATCTGTTTTTAAACTTTTTGCTGGAGTAGTTGCTCATTCAGGAGCTATGATTTCAGACGCTGTCCATTCAGCTTCTGATGTTTTAAGTACTTTTATAGTCATCATTGGAGTAAAGATTGCAAATAAAGAATCTGATAAAACACATCCTTATGGTCACGAAAGAATGGAATGTGTAGCTGCTATATTGTTATCTGCTATTCTTTTTGCTACTGGGTTAGGTATAGGATATAAGGGAGTTATTATTATTTCCTCAAATGATTACAGTCATTTAACAGTTCCAGGAGTTCTTGCCCTGGCTGCTGCTGTAATATCTATAGGAGTAAAAGAAGGAATGTATTGGTATACAAGAGCTGCTGCCAAAAAAATAAATTCTGGTGCACTTATGGCTGATGCATGGCATCACCGTTCAGATGCTCTTTCATCTGTAGGAAGTTTTGCTGGTATACTTGGAGCAAGACTTGGTTATCCAATATTTGATCCTATTGCCAGTGTTATCATTTGTATTTTTATTTTAAAAGCAGCTTTTGAAATATTTATGGATTCTATAAATAAGATGACTGACAAAGCTTGTGATGATGAGACTATTGAAGTAATCAAATCTCTTATTTTGAAACAAAAAGGAGTTCTTGGAATAGACCAGATCAAAACCAGATTATTTGGAGATAGAATATATGTTGATGTAGAAATTCAGGCAGATGGAAATATTTCTCTTAAACAGGCACACGACATAGCTCATTATGTTCATGATTCCATTGAAAATAATATTCCTAAAATAAAGCATTGTATGGTTCATGTAAATCCAGTGAATAAATAG
- a CDS encoding PHP domain-containing protein, with translation MSKNIDLHMHSLYSDDGEFSPEEIIAIGKKEEMEIMALTDHNSVKGVDEMTEYGKKAGIKVISGVEIDCVYKGINLHMIGYGIDHKRKEFLEIENEIFEKEMAIAKIKIEKLKENTDLIVNEEKIFKIAAGNIVTGEIIGEVVLEEEKNKNNPLLKEYFDNGAKSDMPFVHFYWDFFSQGKIAYVPVEFRPMVDIVKLIKESGGLAVLAHPGNNFKNCLEIVDDIIEEGIDGLEVFSTYHSPEQIEYFYNKAEKNNLLMTFGSDFHGKNKPHIRLKGYPIPEKYEGIREKLAEDFIKKLR, from the coding sequence ATGAGTAAAAATATAGATTTACATATGCATTCTCTATATAGTGATGATGGAGAATTTTCGCCAGAAGAGATAATTGCTATAGGGAAAAAAGAGGAAATGGAAATAATGGCTCTTACAGATCATAACTCAGTAAAAGGAGTAGATGAAATGACAGAGTATGGAAAAAAAGCAGGAATAAAAGTGATAAGCGGAGTGGAGATAGATTGTGTATATAAAGGTATAAATCTTCATATGATTGGCTATGGAATAGATCATAAAAGAAAAGAATTTCTTGAAATAGAAAATGAGATATTTGAAAAAGAAATGGCAATAGCTAAAATAAAAATAGAGAAGCTTAAAGAAAATACAGATCTTATAGTAAATGAAGAGAAAATATTTAAAATAGCTGCTGGGAATATAGTTACTGGAGAAATAATAGGAGAAGTGGTACTGGAAGAGGAGAAAAATAAAAATAATCCATTGTTAAAGGAATATTTTGATAACGGAGCAAAGAGTGATATGCCTTTTGTACATTTCTATTGGGATTTTTTCTCACAAGGGAAAATAGCTTATGTACCTGTTGAGTTCAGACCTATGGTTGATATAGTAAAGTTGATAAAAGAAAGTGGAGGGTTGGCTGTATTAGCTCATCCAGGAAATAATTTTAAGAATTGTCTGGAAATAGTAGATGATATAATAGAAGAAGGAATAGATGGGCTTGAGGTATTCAGTACATATCATTCTCCAGAACAGATAGAATATTTCTATAATAAAGCAGAAAAGAATAATCTTCTTATGACTTTTGGAAGTGATTTTCATGGAAAAAATAAACCTCATATAAGATTGAAAGGATATCCAATTCCTGAGAAATATGAAGGGATAAGAGAAAAATTAGCAGAAGATTTTATAAAAAAATTGAGATAA
- a CDS encoding RidA family protein → MKKIIHTEKAPAALGPYSQAVEVNGTLFVSGQIPFVPETMDLISEDIQDQTKQSLENVKAILEAAGYTFKNVIKATVFIKNMEDFALMNEVYNEYLGNIKPARACVEVARLPKDVKVEIEVIAVK, encoded by the coding sequence ATGAAAAAAATTATCCATACTGAAAAAGCCCCTGCTGCTTTAGGACCATATTCACAAGCTGTGGAAGTCAATGGAACTCTTTTTGTATCTGGTCAGATACCCTTTGTTCCTGAAACTATGGATTTGATATCTGAAGATATCCAAGACCAGACCAAACAATCTCTTGAAAATGTGAAAGCTATCCTTGAAGCTGCTGGATACACTTTTAAAAATGTGATAAAAGCTACTGTCTTTATAAAAAATATGGAAGATTTTGCTCTTATGAATGAGGTATATAATGAATACCTTGGAAATATAAAACCTGCAAGAGCATGTGTAGAAGTTGCAAGACTTCCTAAAGATGTAAAAGTAGAAATAGAAGTTATTGCTGTAAAATAA
- a CDS encoding flavin reductase family protein has translation MKNFKEIKAEEINENTFEMIGKKWMLITAEKSSGEVNTMTASWGGLGVLWRKNVAFIFIRPQRFTKGFVDEAERFSLTFFNESYRKQLGYLGTASGRDENKIEKAGLTVEHEDGIPVFKEAETVIICRKLYAQPLEEQFFIDKDSDKECYPDKDYHIMYVGEIEKVFVKE, from the coding sequence ATGAAAAATTTTAAAGAGATCAAGGCTGAAGAAATAAATGAAAACACTTTTGAGATGATAGGAAAGAAATGGATGCTTATAACTGCTGAAAAAAGCAGTGGAGAGGTAAATACTATGACTGCTTCATGGGGAGGACTTGGAGTTCTCTGGAGAAAGAATGTAGCTTTTATTTTTATTCGTCCTCAACGTTTTACTAAAGGATTTGTAGATGAAGCTGAAAGATTTTCACTTACTTTCTTTAATGAAAGTTATAGAAAACAGTTGGGATATTTGGGAACAGCTTCTGGAAGAGATGAAAATAAGATAGAAAAAGCAGGACTTACTGTGGAACATGAAGATGGAATTCCAGTATTTAAGGAGGCAGAAACAGTTATTATATGCAGAAAGCTTTATGCCCAGCCTTTAGAAGAGCAATTTTTTATAGATAAAGACTCTGATAAAGAATGTTATCCTGATAAAGATTATCACATAATGTATGTGGGAGAAATAGAAAAAGTATTTGTAAAAGAATAA
- a CDS encoding anaerobic sulfatase maturase, which produces MKNLNLLIKPASSSCNLRCRYCFYHDVADNRKIPNYGIMNDTTLENMVKNAFQTAENSVNFAFQGGEPTCAGVDFFKRFHEFVEKHNTKNITVNFSLQTNGTLINKEWISLFKKYNYLVGLSIDGNREIHDKFRLDAEGNGTFRKVLKTAKDFSKAGVEFNVLCVINKVAAENGRLIYNFFKNNGFRYFQFIPCLDSFEGGEEDFSLTADDYGKFLDETFDEWYKDIISGKKVSIRYFDNLIRMVLGQEPEACDMVGHCNLNGIIEADGSIYPCDFYVLDKYKLGNVNDTSIEELFKSDVEKSFLQSSINTNSKCKMCKYLKLCRSGCRRHKEMNSEGVWENRFCSSYMSFFDKNLPKMIKIAEFLLKNQ; this is translated from the coding sequence ATGAAAAACCTAAATCTTCTAATAAAGCCTGCTTCCAGCAGCTGCAATCTTAGATGCAGATACTGTTTTTACCATGATGTAGCAGATAACAGGAAGATACCAAATTATGGAATAATGAATGACACTACCCTTGAAAATATGGTGAAAAACGCTTTTCAAACTGCTGAAAATTCTGTTAATTTTGCCTTTCAAGGAGGAGAACCAACTTGTGCAGGTGTAGATTTTTTTAAAAGATTTCATGAATTTGTAGAAAAACATAATACTAAAAATATAACTGTAAATTTTTCTCTTCAGACAAATGGTACATTAATAAATAAAGAATGGATATCACTGTTTAAAAAATATAATTATCTTGTTGGTTTATCAATAGATGGAAACAGAGAAATTCATGATAAATTCAGACTAGATGCTGAAGGAAATGGTACTTTCAGAAAGGTATTGAAAACTGCCAAAGATTTTTCAAAAGCTGGAGTTGAATTTAATGTGCTTTGTGTAATAAATAAGGTTGCTGCTGAAAATGGCAGACTTATCTATAATTTTTTTAAAAATAATGGATTCCGATATTTTCAGTTTATTCCATGTCTAGATAGTTTTGAAGGAGGAGAAGAGGATTTCTCTCTAACTGCTGACGACTATGGAAAATTTCTTGATGAAACTTTTGATGAATGGTACAAAGATATTATCTCTGGTAAAAAAGTAAGTATAAGATATTTTGACAACCTTATAAGAATGGTTCTTGGACAGGAGCCAGAAGCTTGTGATATGGTAGGTCACTGTAATTTAAATGGCATCATAGAAGCAGATGGAAGTATATATCCTTGTGATTTTTACGTTTTAGATAAATATAAACTGGGAAACGTAAATGATACTTCCATCGAAGAGCTATTCAAAAGTGATGTAGAAAAAAGCTTTTTACAAAGTTCTATCAATACAAATTCTAAATGTAAAATGTGCAAGTATCTAAAATTATGCAGAAGTGGATGCAGAAGGCATAAGGAAATGAATTCAGAAGGTGTATGGGAAAATAGATTCTGTTCAAGCTATATGAGTTTCTTTGACAAGAATCTGCCTAAAATGATTAAAATAGCAGAATTTCTTTTAAAAAATCAATAA